A window of the Oscillospiraceae bacterium NTUH-002-81 genome harbors these coding sequences:
- a CDS encoding Maf family protein, giving the protein MMTKLILASASPRRREILDMAGFAFAVCPARGEEVRVGADPVEIVENLAKAKAREVAGSQKEDCLVLGADTIVVLDGEIMGKPADRADASRMLHALQGRSHQVYTGVALDAVRQGVYTVHSFVQRTDVFVYPMTDAEIEAYMDTGEPFDKAGAYGIQGRFGKYIEKINGDYLNVVGLPLGRLYQEMKRLGLTEDAR; this is encoded by the coding sequence ATGATGACGAAACTCATACTGGCGTCGGCCTCTCCGAGACGGCGGGAGATTTTGGATATGGCGGGTTTTGCCTTTGCCGTTTGCCCGGCCCGGGGAGAAGAAGTGCGTGTCGGCGCAGATCCGGTGGAGATTGTGGAAAATCTGGCGAAAGCCAAAGCCCGGGAGGTGGCTGGATCACAGAAGGAAGACTGCCTTGTGCTGGGTGCAGATACCATTGTGGTGCTGGACGGCGAGATCATGGGAAAACCGGCAGACCGGGCGGATGCCAGCCGTATGCTGCATGCGCTGCAGGGTAGATCTCACCAGGTGTATACCGGCGTGGCGCTGGATGCGGTGCGGCAGGGCGTGTACACTGTGCACAGTTTCGTGCAGCGGACAGACGTGTTTGTCTATCCGATGACGGACGCGGAGATCGAAGCCTATATGGACACCGGGGAACCCTTTGACAAGGCCGGGGCCTACGGCATCCAGGGACGGTTTGGCAAATACATTGAGAAAATAAACGGAGACTACCTGAACGTGGTGGGGCTGCCACTGGGAAGACTTTATCAGGAGATGAAGCGGCTGGGACTGACCGAAGATGCCAGATGA
- a CDS encoding HAD family hydrolase: MTYKAAIFDLDGTLADTLASIAHSANMALEQLGFPALPLDNYRYYAGDGAQELMKRALAACGDTACSRLEEIMPVYAAIFEKECMYQVHPYDGIPEVLEALKQQGLKIAVLSNKPDARTHDVIRDLFGTELFDYVQGQTEKIRRKPCPDGALEIARVFDVKPEECLYCGDTNTDMQTAVAAGMFPIGVLWGFRDRQELLDNGAKVLAEVPADILKQLR; this comes from the coding sequence ATGACTTACAAAGCAGCGATTTTTGACCTGGATGGAACACTGGCGGATACGCTGGCTTCCATTGCCCACAGTGCCAACATGGCACTGGAGCAGCTGGGATTTCCGGCATTGCCGCTGGATAATTACCGTTATTATGCGGGAGACGGGGCGCAGGAGCTGATGAAGCGGGCACTTGCCGCCTGCGGGGATACCGCCTGTTCCAGACTGGAGGAGATCATGCCGGTCTATGCAGCGATTTTTGAAAAGGAATGCATGTATCAGGTGCACCCCTACGACGGCATTCCGGAGGTGCTGGAAGCGTTGAAGCAGCAAGGCTTGAAGATAGCGGTACTGTCCAACAAGCCGGATGCCAGAACCCATGATGTGATCCGGGATCTGTTCGGCACGGAACTGTTTGACTATGTGCAGGGCCAGACCGAGAAGATCCGCAGAAAACCGTGCCCGGACGGGGCGTTGGAGATCGCCCGGGTATTTGATGTGAAGCCGGAGGAGTGCCTGTACTGCGGTGATACGAACACGGACATGCAGACGGCAGTGGCGGCAGGCATGTTCCCCATCGGTGTATTATGGGGCTTCCGTGACCGGCAGGAGCTGCTTGACAACGGTGCGAAGGTGCTGGCAGAGGTGCCTGCGGATATTTTAAAACAGCTGAGATAG
- a CDS encoding TIGR04086 family membrane protein, producing the protein MEMRQGQRRFPIFSVVKVLIAAYLVTMVILLVLAGLLYKLELSEPVVDGGIIAAYVLSCFLGGFLMGKLQKTRKFMWGMIIGLLYYAVLFGVSFCMKQSSAQVTGDVFTSLVLCVASGMLGGMVA; encoded by the coding sequence ATGGAAATGAGGCAGGGGCAGAGGCGGTTCCCGATCTTTTCTGTGGTAAAAGTGCTCATCGCGGCCTACCTGGTGACGATGGTCATTCTGCTGGTGCTGGCGGGGCTTTTATATAAGCTGGAGCTGTCAGAACCGGTGGTGGACGGCGGCATCATTGCGGCCTATGTGCTGTCCTGTTTTCTGGGCGGTTTCCTTATGGGAAAGCTGCAGAAAACGCGGAAATTTATGTGGGGGATGATCATCGGCCTGCTGTATTATGCGGTGCTGTTTGGCGTGTCCTTCTGTATGAAACAGAGCAGTGCCCAGGTGACCGGGGATGTGTTTACGTCGCTGGTGCTGTGCGTGGCCAGCGGCATGCTGGGCGGGATGGTGGCGTGA